A stretch of DNA from Pseudobacteriovorax antillogorgiicola:
GACCATCAGCTCCTTTTCCAGTAGACTCGCTAATAAAAACTCCAGCTACAGGCCAGTAGCGTCTCGCCGCCGCAGCCGCACCCGCCCTTAATGCAGCCCATATGGACGGACCAGGGTTACTACCACCTCCTCCTTGAATAACTCTAAAAGGATTAGGTCCTTGAGGGTTGGGGTTATAGAGCGGGTGGTTAGAAAGGGCATTGTTTCCCCAAACAACGTTTGCCACCTCGTAAGTAGACCCTCCCCAGGCTCTCGACGACAGCAGTCTCCCGGTAGGGGATTGACCTGTAATCGCCTGATACCACTCCTTGCCAGCGCCATAGTGTGGGGAACCAGAGATCCCGATTTGATTGGCTTCATTTGCAACCGCGACTCCGATGTCACCTAATTCACTATTTCCTTTCGAATAAGCTCTATCAGCTTTGAATATTGCCCTTTTGGAAGCTTCGCCATATGTATCAAAGCTTTCTATACCTAAGCTCTGAGCAGCATCTCGCTTATCTTCGTATGATTCCCAAGCAGATCGAACTTTTTCACCGCCGATACTCACCACAGATGATTCGAAGTCTGGAAGTGTTCTTGTGTCGGGATTACCGAGATCAACCTCTTCAATCTCAATCTCTTCTAGATAGCCGGGAAGATTCTTGTCAACACTGTCGATACTTCGATAGTTAGCTGTTTCGTGAGTTCGGCGCAACTCTCTCCCGATTTCATGTATCTCGCTTATCTTCCTCCTATATGAGTCGATGGCTTTAACAAGCTTATCTCGCTCTTTATGCAACTTCTTACGCTTGTTGTACCCAGCATCGAACTGGCCAAAAAAATCTTCTATAGGTCCTGCAATTGTTTCGACCAGTTCGCATAAGTCCGCACGGCAAGGCTCACTTGTATCTAATCTTCCTGGAAGTCCCGATGGCTTGTCTTCACCGTCCCAAGGATCACTTGATGGATCATAGGGTGAAGGAGGCACATTTGTATCTGAACAAGATGATCCAGCACACTTAGTTACGGTCCCCTGTGCTAACGCAACATCAACTAACCTTGTTGATAGAAGTATTGCTAAGAGAATATTTTTCATCGAGCCACCCCCTTACATTTCTTCTTGTTTGACGAATAAAGGGTTTCTATTGCCAAAAACTGACTTTTAGTCTTAATCCGCTTAGCTTCTTCCAGAAAGCTTTCGAAAATTTCCTTACACCCTTTTGGATACCGATCAACGAGCTCAAGGCTTTTCTCGACATAGAGCTTCTGGCGATCAAGAAAACCTTTCCAACCCATACGCTCAACTTTTTGAATATTGTGATCGATAAACTTGATTCTGCTTTTCAAGTAGTTTAGGTACTTATCCTTAGCTGCCTGGGGAGCTGCTCCATAGCTTTTGACCACAGTCGTGTAATCCAGCGCCCTATTTTTATTCCTTTTCAGGGTCTCTACAGCACCTGTATAGTAAAGATCTACAGTGTCGTATCGATTTGCGTAGCCTTGAAATGCTAGCTTCTTGCCCCAGTGATAGATCTCTTCGCCAACCTTGAAAATTTCAATCGATTGCTTTAACTGAGCGCTCAGATTTTCAAAAGATCTACCTTGAGATTGTGCATAAGACTCTCTAAAGCCAAATCGAATTTGTGTAATCACATTAGAGAGCTTTTGCAATCTTTTCTCACGAACACTTACAAAATCGTCGAAGAATGAGTTAAGAGTACTCTTGTATTTCTCGTGCCGTCTCTTAAAATTTCCGATCCAGCCGTTCACAACGTTAGCTGGGTTGCCGCACACACGTTCGAATACTTCACTAGATAAGGCATCCATATACTCAGATAGGAAAGTACGATGCTTTCTCATAAGGTAAATTGTCGCTAACTCTAGATCTGATACCTTTATATTCGCATCAATTATCTTAACGACAGCCTTTTCGAAAGATTCAATATCTTCCATACCTACTCGATTGGACCTTGCTTTTGACTCCCACTTTAGGAGAAAAGCATCATAGTCCCGCTGAAAGTTGCTCTTTTCAGCACTCACTTTTTCAACATTGTGGTAGAGGTTGGCTTTGCTTTTCTTTTGCTCCGACGAACTTCCAATGACAATGTCGTTCCAAAACCTAAATTCTGTTTCCATTTCCGTGAAGTAGTGAGCACAAGCATATATTTCTTGTACCCGCGGTATAACTTTTTCCCTTAGATGAGCTTCGTATCGTCGATGATAGTCATTATCCTTTAGGCCGGGTGGAGGTGGCTCCATGATCGAAACTACCTCTCCTAAGACGACCCGCCTATAGCCCTCTTGGGCAAATCCACTTGTGTAGGCTCCCGCTATTGCTGCGAGAGCGCATAGCAAACGTATGCGCTTCATAGAAAATCCTTCTTTTAGTTCGTGATGGTTTCAGAGGTTTCTTTTAAGTCGGCTTTTAGTGTGTTGAGCTTCTTTAAGTGACTCGCAGCGGATGACCAAATCTTCTCCCGCTTCTTGATGTCTTTAATAAGCTCTTCGATTTCCGATTCAGTATCTACGAACCATGCTAGAGACTGATTCAAGCTTAGCCCTGCATAGCAAGTTGTGTAGAATTGTCTTTCCGCCCCTGATGATTTCTTGATTAGATTATAAAGCTCCCTCTTGTCATCGAAGTCGTTACAGGACATTGTTCCGAAGGAAGGAGTGAGATCTTTGGCGGCGCAGTCATACCCTGCCCATTGAGAATAATCAAAGATATCATCAGTTAGTTCGAAATACAGAGTCTCAAGCTCGGAAATAGCTGAAACAAGGAAAGGGTCTCCACTGTCTGTCATGCGTACGATTGTACAAGCAACTAATGGAGTGCTTTCAGCTTTCTCCAGATATGCTGATTGTCGTATGATTACCTCGTCCACTTTCTCTTCCATCTCAAGCTCGATATCTAGACGATAACTCTCAAGCTCGGAAGCTGTCTTTTTCAATTTGCAGCTGTTCCATATCGGCTTCGTCTTATCATCACACTTTGGATAAACTGTTCTTGTTTCATAGATATTTTTGTATTTACCCCGAAAACACAACGTAGCCTTCGATTCTCTTTTGCAACGTACATTAGAGGTGTCATAGCCTTGCTGCCAACTCTTCCTTTCGTGTGACACGAAGATTGGGTAAGAGCTCGGGCATAGCTTATTAAGCTTCGCTCTATTCGTACCAGCATCCATAATCGCATAGCCAATTTTTCGGATGGTCGTGAATCCCTCTTGGACAGCCCCTGGGCAACTAAGGCTTAGTTCTTTTACTTCTTCCCTACCTGTTAACACTTGTTCTCGTTTACCCTCGCCGCAAGAAGAGTTCTGCTTTTGTTCATAGGCCTTGATTCCACATTCTGGGCCCTTCCAAGTCTTAGTAGGAAAGGCATACGCATTATGGCTTACCTGAAATAGGGCGAGTAATGCCATTGAGATCAATTTTGATTTCATTTGTTCCCTTTTAAATTTCATATTTGATTGTGAGTTACAGTTGGTGCATAACTGAAGTCGGCTTTTTCATTTGCACCTAAATTATTGACCTGCCAAGCTGATTCGATTGCGATCTCTGAGAAAACGCAACGGGTTTACTCAGAGCATTGTTAAAGAAATATTAACCTCCTTTCATCTCAACTAGTTCCTTGTAATTAATGCTGAACATAGCACCTAAGGTGTCTAATTCAAGGTTGTTTAGGCACTCGAATTTACAAAGCTTTTCGCGATGAAAGATTGTTCCCTGATAAAAGTGCTCATCGTGCTACATCTCTCTGCCAACGTCCACAGGTGGCAAAGGATAGCCCTCTGAAATAATTAGCTTGACTATGTGTTCACGATGAGTAACTAAATTTTCACGGCGAAATTTCTACTGAGATGAGAGGGGTGCATATGAGTCTGGTAGATGATTTGGCGGTCGAGATTCGACATTACCTCGACGGGCACAGAAACAGAAACCTTAGAACTCTTGAACGTAAATCAGGGGTGAGCTATGCCACTATTCGCAGGATAGTTCAAAATGAAGTAGGTAACCCTTCGATTGAGAAGACAGTTATTCCAATTCTTTCCCAAATAATGCCTACGAAAGACGTAGCGAAGTTCCTTTCCTTGCATGATATACCATTGGCCGACTTCATCAAAACGTTCTCGGAATATAAAGACAAATCGATAGTTCTAACAGACCTTGACCAGCGTATCATTCTTGCTGCAAGAGCAAAAGAAGGTACAACTAGGGAGAGAATCGTATGGGAGCACGGCAACACTAGCGGTCTAAAAAGATTGGAACACCTACTGAATGAAGGTGTTTTGAAAGAAGTTAATGGCCGGATACTGTGCGAGGACCACTATATTCCCAGTATTGATGGTGTACTGATTGAAATAGAAAAGTCCGCACGGAATTTTAACAAAGACAAAATCGGTCATGGGGCATATTATGGCCACTTCAGTGGCTCGATGAGCTGGCCGGATTATGAGAGGCTAAGAGCTGTCGCTAAAGAGTACTGGGATACCGTTCAAGATATTTCGGAAAACCCTACTCCTGGGCCAGAGGTTATTGCAAATGTCAACATTCTTGCGGATTTTCAAGACGTGGAGGATATATCATGAAACTTCGATTCTTATTTCTCATTCTAGCAAGTTTCCCTGTTTTCGCGTCTAACCAAGGTGGCGGCGGAGGCTTTGAAAGGGCAACGGTGATGGAGGCAGCTTCGAACGATTATTTGAGAGCTAAGCTTCGCCTATCCATAGAGGGGGTAGATGTGACAACTGTACGAGTTAAAGACAAATTGAGCGCAGTTGGACAGTTGTTAGAAGTGAAGATGGTTGATAGCGACTTACTGTCGCTGGATGAAAGTACGTTGGTCATACGTGACCAATAAGCTAGCCTGCGAGTTAGTCACTCATTGCTCTAGCTCTTTCGCCTAGCTATTCCCACAAGAGTGGGACCAGTTGATTTACTAGTTGAATTATGTAGGTCATAGTGGTATTGAAGCTGCTTCTAATGTCGGAGGAGCTTCAATGTTTAACTACTTTATCTCCCTAGTGATTTTGTTCAGCCTTTCCTGCCAGCGCCAAACTAATGAAATAGCAGATGATATTTTACGCTGTGGCCCTTCTGTAGTTCCCGAAGGCTCTTATACCCAGATTTTAAGTCCAAAAGGTACACCCCTCAGTGGCAAAGAGGTTAAAGCCAAACTCTACACTGACAGCAATATTTCAGGTGAAACGTTAGCAGTTACAGAAAAAGGCTGTGTAAGAACCGATACCTTAGCTTCAGGGTGGCTTGTTGTAAATCGACCAGAATCTAGCTGGTCCTGGAAATCGAAGGCTGAGTCTTTAGAAGCAAAATCGATCACATTGGAAGTTAAAAGGGCGTCAACTCTAAAGCTAGAGTGTCCATCAAGCTTAAAAATAGGGCCTCAAGTGGATCTCCAAGAAGTGTTTGGTATTCCCCTGGACGAAACTTCCTTGAGCTATCAGCTGGTTCAAGATCCACAGAGGCAACTATCCGGCTATGGAATTGCAGAAAAAAGTATCAAGCTGCAACTGAACTCCACTTTCCAAGAAGACTTAGGGCTAGAATTACAAGTAGAAGTAAACGACCTCGTGACACTGGGTAGGTCTCAAATCAAGTGCCCAGTGACCTTCGATAGCAGTGCCCCTACTGCTGATGCTAGGCTTCCCAAATGGGCTGAAGAAGAAAGCCTAAATATTAATAATAAAGAAGTTATCAAAATTGATCCAAATAGCAACATTACCCTAGTAAGCGGTGACTCAGATAGCCAAACAATCGAGTATTGCTTTACTCCAGTTAACTATCAGGAGCTGATATCGGAAGATAAGCCGCGTGAATGTCAGGAGCCAGAAACCTATCAAGGCGGAATTCGGAGTAATCGTGAAAGCAACTCGGGTTATTGGCAACTGACATATCGTAGTATCGATGATGTTGGAAATGTCTCATCGTGGTCTGATCCTCAGTATTTGCTTTACTATGACCTGGACAAAATAAAGAGAATTCGCGCTGAGGCTTCGTCTGAAATCCGGCTGAATCAGGAGACGGTAGGATTTGAGTCTAGTCTCAAAAATATGTTTCATGCGATCGATCTTTATAGCGAACGCAATAGCTTGGTAACGCAGGCTGAAAAGGAGCAAGTTGATTTTGCTGTACTCAAATCGCTTTATGAATCTAGAAGCAGTGACGTGCTTCTTGTTGATGAACTTGATGTCGTTGCGAGGCTAGCTCAATTTGTCGGGAAGTACTTTATTTTTCGAAAGGGACTTGAGAAGCTAGTGATCTATAACACAGAAAACCCATCTGAGTCTCTTGAGTTTGATGTTTCAGGAGAGTCTGGTAGTGATCAAATTTCAAATATCACACAGTATGATGACAGGAGTGTAATTGTTATCGCTGGGAAGAGCCTTTATCGATGGAGTGAAGAATCAGGACTCGTGCTTTTGCGGAATGACTTGACTGGAGATACTATCAGTGGAGGTAGCTTAACGGTCAACGATGAATGGATAGCTTACTATAGCTATGAACTGCGGAATCAAGCTGCGAACCAGTTTGTTTTTATACCTAGGGATGATATCAGCAAAGATATCACAGAGCCAGTTTCTTGTGTGGGTCAGGCTTTACAGCTCACTGATGACGATAAATTGTATTTTGGGACTTCCGACAGGTGTTCGAGTGAATCTTCGCTTGCAACAGGACTAAGATCCTTAACCATTGGCGTTCCGGGTGTCAGTCAAGTTTTTGAAACGAACTTTATTCGGTCAATATCTTATGATGCTGAAAAGAAGTTGTTGGCCTTTATCAGTAACGAAACTTTAGGCATAATTGATACGAAGACTGATGCTATTTTAGGTAGGAAGGCAGTAGCAGACTCATTAGGTCAAGTTGGCTTCTTAGAAAACGGTAGATCCCTTGCTTACAAGGAAGGTAGTTCCATAAAGATCGTCAGGTTAGATTTTAACCTTCAACCTGACGAGATCCTAGATGGGGGCTTGGTTATTTCCAGCGGTACTTCTGCTTCGAGCTTAAGAACTGATGGTTCTAGTCGTTTGTCAACGAGTTTTACCGGACGAAATACAAGTTACATTTGGTCTTTAAAAGACTGGAATGAAGAGTTCTTAGAGATCGTGCGGTTTGATGAGGGGGCAAAACTACACACGGTTGAATTCGATGATCCAATGAAGGAGCTTGTTGTGTCATATTCAGTGGGGGGCGATAGATACATAGGCATATACGATATATCGGGTCGCCTGAAGAACTCTTATTCAACTGGTTCGCAGTATTTGAACTTTTTTGCGTCTTATAAAGGAACTATAGTAGGTGGGTACAAGTCCATCGCTGGGTTTGATCAGGATGGGAACCCCATTGATTTTGGTGCCTTTGCCTACAAAAAGCAGATATCTGGAGTAATCGTAGACTCTTTTGGTCGTTTCATCGTATCGTCTTACGATGGGTCGGTCGATCGTTGGACGATTCTGAATGGTGCTGCAAAACGGGAACCCATACATTACGATAGTAGTGACTATATTAGTCAAATATCACTATCCTCGGATGAAAAGCTTTTAGCGGTTACAGGCTGGATAACAGGATTTTCGCGGATCATTGATTTAGATTCTGGTGCTGTGAGCACTAAGATATCTCACGATGCAAAAACACTCAACTTTGTTGGACAATCGAAACAGCTTTCAGGTATTAGCAAAGATTTGAGCCATTTTTATACCGGTGATTCTCAGGCGTTAATGCATGACTTCAGGTTGTCAGATGCAGGTTCACCTCAACTAGTGGGTTTCTGGATGCCGTCGAACACCAAAGGATGGTTGTTGAGTCCAACTTTAGGTACGAAAGACGGTAAGCAGTTTGGCTTTGTTTCATTGTGGGATGCCAACTTTGATGACTTTATGGAGACTTCAGTACAGCACAAAACTCACTTTCGAGGAGCAAAGCTTGGAAATCCTAATATCGGGGTAAATAATGGTAATGTGAGAGCTACCTTTGCTGGACATGACAAGGTATCATTCTTCAAAGACAATGTACTCTATCTATGGGATCTGAATCTTGAAAACCAGCTTATGAAAACTTGTGGGTTGGTAGAAAACGTTTTAAAGAAAGAAGAACATGAGGCACTTAGTAAGATTTGTGTTTCCATGTCAAATTAAGGCATTCCATCTTCAATCCATTTAATTAAGTTGGCTTTATCTTCAGGAAGAATCGTTTGGCTTGCTCCTACAGGAGGCATAGGGGTCGCTGCTTCAGGTTGAAGTGTGGCAAGTGAAGACTCTCCGTTGGATACTCCATCTGCGGATTCTGCCTTCCAATCGGCCTCGGTTTCTAGAACAGGGGTAACAACTCCGCCAGTAACATGACAACCTTCGACACAGCCTTGGGTTATGGCATCACTTACGTCTGCAAAAGTTACTGCTACAATTCCCGATTCTGAGTCATCTTCGGTTGAATCCCCTTCCGTATCCTCATCACCAGTATTTTTCCCAATAGCAGACCCTTCGTCCCCAGTGGGCTCCAAACACGAGTAAGTCAAAGTAATCATGATGAAAAATGGTGCAATCATCAAAAATTGGCGAACCATACTATATCCCCTCATATAACACCTCTGCTTTGTATCGGCACCTAGGGTCCATAGCTTAAGAAAATCGTTGACCTGTTTACAGGCTGCGATGCGCAGGAAAGATGAGACGGACAAACTACAAGCTGATGCGCAGGTACGAGCTGATGAAAGCCACAATCAAAATAGAAAATATTTCGGGCATTTAGCCATTTGAAATCGCGAGCTGCCGAGTCTTTCTTTAAAGGAGTGCGGAGTTTCGAGGAAAGTGAAATAGGTTTATCACCTGAATTTGCCTTGCTTTTCGTAGGCTAAGAAAAGTTAGTCCGCTGAAAGGCCTCGCCCGCGAAAAGTCTCCTGTAAGGTCGAGCACTTCTTTCCAAGAAGTCTTGAGCTTTGACTCCATCCCAATGGCCTCTTAGAGAACTTTTTTTGGGGGTTTGTGTTTTTGAGAAACGGGAAGACACAAGCTCCAATCTTCCATCCGTAGCTCCTAGGTGCGCCTAGGAGCCCTTTCCTACTTTGTTTGCTTCTTTCGTTGAGGGAAATTTTAGCATCAGTGCCGCTCCAAGCATGAAAAATACCCCAACTCCGGGGCCGAATATGAACCCCAGATACGATCGGGTTTCGGCATCTGGTTTGGTACCAGATTCGAAACCAATAGCTTCGAGTAAGAGTCCAGCCAAGCCTATGGCTAGAGCCCGAGAAACTTTGGCTGATAGCTTCCAGAAACCGAAGTAGCGACCATAGCTGTCTGGTTCATCACCAGCGTCAACGACGTTTGCTAGAGCCACATCCATTAGAAAAATCGAACCAACAAGAATACCTCCCACCACCGCCATGGAATACGCTGGCCACACCTCACTAACGGGAAACATTGGGTAAACAATGCTACCAATTAAGCCAAGACTGAAGATGGAGCCAAATAGTAAGTAGCGAAGATCGTAACGCTCGGCCAATTTTTGCCAAATAACTATGGATAGTGAGATCACTAAAGTGAAAACAATGAGGACTCCCTGAGTTTGGGACTCTTCAAGTTGCAAACGGTAGCGATAGTAGTAGAGTGCGGTAGCACTATTGATAGCCTGGCCTATGGTGGCAGCAAGGTAGGCAACAACAAGAATAAGAAAAGCATGGTTACTGCGAAGTTTTAGAAACTGAGCGATCCCACGCTGTGGGGTTTGAGGCTGGCCTTGTAGCTTTGGGTCGCGGAAGAACCATGAGCAGATCAGAGTTCCCAGTAAGATGATCGAACCTATGATCACTGCTGCTGCTTGGTAACTTTGAACTCTTTGATCTTGTTCGAGCAGCAAGCCGGGTATGGCAATGCCGCTGAGAAGCCCCACTATTGTGAATAAGTAACGCCAAGCGTAGATCTTTTGCCGGATCGAGTCCTGCTTTGATATATCACCCCCTAGAGCTGAGTGAGGAACATTGATGAGGGTGAGACTGGTGTTGCTCAATAAATAGAGAAAGCCAATGGAATAGATACTAGTGCTGCTCTGAGGGACAAAAAACATAAGGCTTGCTGAAATCGGAAGCGTGATGGCCCCAAGAACCATAAACGGAATCCGACGTCCAAAGCGGCTTAGGGAGGAATCAGAGAGCTTACCGATCCATGGGTCTGTAATTGCATCCCAAATCACACCTACTGCTACCATTAGCCCTGCTGCACCTGGTGCTATGAGTAGCACGTCAGTGCAATAGATTAGAAGGTTGATGCGAAAAAAAGTTTCTAGAGCACTGGGGCCCCACTCACCGAGTCCGTAGAGCCATAAGGTTCCGGGCTTAGTCAGGGTCATTCACTTTACCAAAAAGATAATGGCTCACATGCCATTGGTTACCGTCTTCATAACCCCAAAGTTCTGCGCA
This window harbors:
- a CDS encoding HNH/ENDO VII family nuclease, producing the protein MKNILLAILLSTRLVDVALAQGTVTKCAGSSCSDTNVPPSPYDPSSDPWDGEDKPSGLPGRLDTSEPCRADLCELVETIAGPIEDFFGQFDAGYNKRKKLHKERDKLVKAIDSYRRKISEIHEIGRELRRTHETANYRSIDSVDKNLPGYLEEIEIEEVDLGNPDTRTLPDFESSVVSIGGEKVRSAWESYEDKRDAAQSLGIESFDTYGEASKRAIFKADRAYSKGNSELGDIGVAVANEANQIGISGSPHYGAGKEWYQAITGQSPTGRLLSSRAWGGSTYEVANVVWGNNALSNHPLYNPNPQGPNPFRVIQGGGGSNPGPSIWAALRAGAAAAARRYWPVAGVFISESTGKGADGRYFDEAAIIFPEDIGDPRITRKSPPLNADPSEWAEYITGTGRYDDQIGLVEPADRDLAKSVIEAGYRDPAQIAKITGSARKFGDDLARFYEAPTNVLGRRVYKHKTAIKPGVPENVHSSVNPSIRQRIANGETNVDLMRNGNAPIGSDGKQVELHHLLQEEPGPMAEIVSSMHKDYHKVLHGLREESFRKNPQLRREYAKFRRNYWKKRAEDFD
- a CDS encoding WD40 repeat domain-containing protein, whose protein sequence is MFNYFISLVILFSLSCQRQTNEIADDILRCGPSVVPEGSYTQILSPKGTPLSGKEVKAKLYTDSNISGETLAVTEKGCVRTDTLASGWLVVNRPESSWSWKSKAESLEAKSITLEVKRASTLKLECPSSLKIGPQVDLQEVFGIPLDETSLSYQLVQDPQRQLSGYGIAEKSIKLQLNSTFQEDLGLELQVEVNDLVTLGRSQIKCPVTFDSSAPTADARLPKWAEEESLNINNKEVIKIDPNSNITLVSGDSDSQTIEYCFTPVNYQELISEDKPRECQEPETYQGGIRSNRESNSGYWQLTYRSIDDVGNVSSWSDPQYLLYYDLDKIKRIRAEASSEIRLNQETVGFESSLKNMFHAIDLYSERNSLVTQAEKEQVDFAVLKSLYESRSSDVLLVDELDVVARLAQFVGKYFIFRKGLEKLVIYNTENPSESLEFDVSGESGSDQISNITQYDDRSVIVIAGKSLYRWSEESGLVLLRNDLTGDTISGGSLTVNDEWIAYYSYELRNQAANQFVFIPRDDISKDITEPVSCVGQALQLTDDDKLYFGTSDRCSSESSLATGLRSLTIGVPGVSQVFETNFIRSISYDAEKKLLAFISNETLGIIDTKTDAILGRKAVADSLGQVGFLENGRSLAYKEGSSIKIVRLDFNLQPDEILDGGLVISSGTSASSLRTDGSSRLSTSFTGRNTSYIWSLKDWNEEFLEIVRFDEGAKLHTVEFDDPMKELVVSYSVGGDRYIGIYDISGRLKNSYSTGSQYLNFFASYKGTIVGGYKSIAGFDQDGNPIDFGAFAYKKQISGVIVDSFGRFIVSSYDGSVDRWTILNGAAKREPIHYDSSDYISQISLSSDEKLLAVTGWITGFSRIIDLDSGAVSTKISHDAKTLNFVGQSKQLSGISKDLSHFYTGDSQALMHDFRLSDAGSPQLVGFWMPSNTKGWLLSPTLGTKDGKQFGFVSLWDANFDDFMETSVQHKTHFRGAKLGNPNIGVNNGNVRATFAGHDKVSFFKDNVLYLWDLNLENQLMKTCGLVENVLKKEEHEALSKICVSMSN
- a CDS encoding MFS transporter; this translates as MTLTKPGTLWLYGLGEWGPSALETFFRINLLIYCTDVLLIAPGAAGLMVAVGVIWDAITDPWIGKLSDSSLSRFGRRIPFMVLGAITLPISASLMFFVPQSSTSIYSIGFLYLLSNTSLTLINVPHSALGGDISKQDSIRQKIYAWRYLFTIVGLLSGIAIPGLLLEQDQRVQSYQAAAVIIGSIILLGTLICSWFFRDPKLQGQPQTPQRGIAQFLKLRSNHAFLILVVAYLAATIGQAINSATALYYYRYRLQLEESQTQGVLIVFTLVISLSIVIWQKLAERYDLRYLLFGSIFSLGLIGSIVYPMFPVSEVWPAYSMAVVGGILVGSIFLMDVALANVVDAGDEPDSYGRYFGFWKLSAKVSRALAIGLAGLLLEAIGFESGTKPDAETRSYLGFIFGPGVGVFFMLGAALMLKFPSTKEANKVGKGS